A single Drosophila miranda strain MSH22 chromosome XR, D.miranda_PacBio2.1, whole genome shotgun sequence DNA region contains:
- the LOC108151429 gene encoding cationic amino acid transporter 3 isoform X2 — protein MAKFWNALTRRKTDDVNEGESQLARVLNLFDLTALGVGSTLGLGVYVLAGQVAYNIAGPAVTISFLIAAVASAFAGICYAEFAARVPKAGSAYVYSYVTIGEFVAFTIGWNLILEYVIGTASVARGLSGYFDALIDNNMSKALNESMHMDVGFLGDYPDFLSFGMVLLLAGILAFGAKESSFLNNIFTCVNIVTICIVLVAGAMNANADNWRIPQDQVPEGAGTGGFMPFGLAGVMAGAAKCFFGFVGFDCIATTGEEAINPKRNIPLSIVISLIIIFLAYFGVSTVLTMMLPYYLQDRDAPFPHAFDVVGWITIKWIVTIGAVFALCTSLLGAMFPLPRILYAMGNDGILFKRLSKVHPYTKTPLIATIVSGIFASIMAMLFNLDQLVDMMSIGTLLAYTIVAICVLVLRYQDEDMTKLVSVKAPNVFRQFFNGHSYREPNSLTSSITKVGIVVFAVVCLVWCSLQKVFDLDSTGGIVSLSLVGVVLILIGVVIGMQPVSTIELTFKVPLVPFVPCLSVFANLYLMFQLDLNTWIRFLIWIVIGYVIYFCYGLRNSTQISRNRNHAEVAANALQQQSNNYLGQHENRAFEPDFKAENGVKLPPYEYSEKL, from the exons ATGGCGAAATTCTGGAATGCACTCACCCGCCGCAAAACGGACGACGTCAACGAGGGCGAGTCCCAGCTGGCGCGTGTCCTCAATCTCTTTGATCTTACGGCCCTGGGCGTGGGCAGTACTCTGGGACTGGGCGTCTATGTCCTGGCCGGACAGGTGGCCTACAACATTGCCGGTCCGGCGGTGACCATTTCATTCCTGATCGCGGCCGTCGCATCGGCCTTTGCGGGCATCTGCTATGCGGAGTTTGCCGCTCGCGTGCCCAAGGCAGGAAGCGCCTATGTGTACAGCTATGTGACCATTGGCGAGTTTGTGGCCTTCACCATTGGATGGAATCTAATCCTGGAGTATGTCATCGGCACTGCTTCCGTGGCGCGCGGCCTGAGCGGCTACTTTGACGCGCTGATCGACAACAACATGTCGAAGGCGCTGAATGAATCGATGCACATGGATGTGGGCTTTTTGGGCGACTATCCGGACTTTCTGTCCTTCGGGATGGTCTTGCTGTTGGCCGGAATCTTGGCCTTTGGCGCCAAGGAGTCCAGTTTCCTGAACAACATCTTCACTTGCGTCAATATAGTTACGATCTGCATTGTTCTGGTGGCCGGAGCCATGAATG CGAATGCCGATAACTGGCGCATTCCCCAGGACCAGGTGCCCGAAGGAGCCGGCACTGGTGGGTTCATGCCGTTCGGCCTTGCCGGAGTGATGGCGGGAGCGGCCAAGTGCTTCTTTGGCTTCGTGGGATTCGACTGCATTGCCACCACGGGCGAGGAGGCCATCAATCCCAAGCGCAACATCCCGCTCTCGATCGTCATCTCGCTGATCATCATCTTCCTGGCCTACTTCGGGGTCTCCACGGTGCTGACGATGATGCTTCCGTACTACCTGCAGGACAGGGACGCCCCTTTCCCGCACGCCTTCGACGTCGTCGGCTGGATCACAATCAAGTGGATCGTGACTATCGGAGCGGTGTTTGCCCTGTGCACCAGTCTCCTGGGAGCCATGTTCCCACTGCCCCGCATCCTCTACGCCATGGGCAACGACGGCATCCTCTTCAAGCGGCTCTCCAAGGTGCATCCCTACACGAAGACGCCCCTTATAGCCACCATTGTCTCGGGAATCTTTGCCT CCATCATGGCCATGCTGTTCAATCTGGACCAGCTCGTGGACATGATGTCCATCGGAACCCTGCTGGCCTACACCATCGTGGCCATTTGTGTTCTGGTCTTGCGCTACCAGGACGAGGACATGACCAAGCTCGTGTCGGTGAAGGCCCCAAATGTGTTCCGGCAGTTCTTCAACGGCCATTCCTATCGGGAACCCAACTCCTTGACCTCTAGCATCACCAAGGTCGGCATCGTGGTCTTCGCCGTCGTGTGCCTGGTGTGGTGCTCATTGCAGAAGGTATTTGACCTTGACAGTACCGGTGGCATAGTGTCGCTGAGCCTGGTGGGCGTCGTACTGATCCTCATCGGCGTGGTCATTGGAATGCAGCCAGTGTCGACCATTGAGCTGACCTTCAAGGTGCCGCTGGTGCCGTTCGTGCCGTGCCTGAGTGTCTTTGCCAACCTCTACCTGATGTTCCAGCTGGATCTGAACACCTGGATTCGATTCCTCATCTGGATTGTGATTGGCTATGTGATCTACTTCTGCTATGGGCTGCGCAACTCTACTCAGATATCCAGGAATCGCAACCACGCCGAGGTAGCGGCCAATGCCTTGCAGCAGCAAAGCAACAATTATCTTGGCCAGCACGAGAACCGCGCCTTTGAGCCCGACTTTAAGGCGGAAAATGGCGTCAAGCTGCCGCCGTACGAGTACTCCGAAAAGCTTTAA
- the LOC108150840 gene encoding uncharacterized protein LOC108150840 has product MKLFIGVLSLCLVAIAAAQSADPAALEPSAEYLPPVGDAEAAKLSEDGYRYKTVRRLKLRHRREVPNQEYLPPVDNAPSQEYLPPVDAAAIGDTKVADDGYRYKTVRKLKFRARHRRDVSEIAEPSNEYLPPVEVSLAPELKTVLGDDGYRYKTVRRLKLRRHRREVAVAAEEASAESAPNGEYLPPAEAAAPVEAEPKAAAEEGTELAKDGYRYKTVRRIRYRRH; this is encoded by the exons ATG AAACTCTTCATCGGTGTCCTCTCTCTGTGCCTGGTGGCCATCGCAGCTGCCCAGTCGGCCGATCCGGCGGCTTTGGAGCCCTCGGCAGAGTACCTGCCCCCTGTTGGCGACGCCGAGGCCGCTAAGCTCTCCGAGGATGGCTACCGCTACAAGACCGTGCGCCGACTGAAGCTGCGCCACCGCCGTGAGGTCCCCAACCAGGAGTACCTGCCGCCTGTGGACAACGCACCCAGCCAGGAGTACCTGCCCCCAGTCGACGCTGCTGCCATCGGCGACACCAAGGTGGCTGATGATGGCTACCGCTACAAGACCGTTCGCAAGCTCAAGTTCCGTGCCCGCCACCGCCGCGATGTGTCCGAGATCGCCGAGCCCAGCAACGAGTACCTGCCCCCCGTTGAGGTGTCGCTGGCTCCTGAGCTGAAGACCGTCCTGGGCGATGATGGCTACCGCTACAAGACCGTGCGCCGCCTCAAGCTCCGTCGCCACCGTCGTGAGGTCGCCGTCGCTGCCGAGGAGGCCTCCGCCGAGAGTGCCCCCAATGGTGAGTACCTGCCCCCCGCCGAGGCTGCCGCACCTGTCGAGGCCGAGCCCAAGGCTGCCGCTGAGGAGGGAACCGAGCTGGCCAAGGACGGATACCGCTACAAGACCGTGCGCCGCATCCGGTACCGCCGCCACTAA
- the LOC108151429 gene encoding cationic amino acid transporter 3 isoform X1, with the protein MTVMAKFWNALTRRKTDDVNEGESQLARVLNLFDLTALGVGSTLGLGVYVLAGQVAYNIAGPAVTISFLIAAVASAFAGICYAEFAARVPKAGSAYVYSYVTIGEFVAFTIGWNLILEYVIGTASVARGLSGYFDALIDNNMSKALNESMHMDVGFLGDYPDFLSFGMVLLLAGILAFGAKESSFLNNIFTCVNIVTICIVLVAGAMNANADNWRIPQDQVPEGAGTGGFMPFGLAGVMAGAAKCFFGFVGFDCIATTGEEAINPKRNIPLSIVISLIIIFLAYFGVSTVLTMMLPYYLQDRDAPFPHAFDVVGWITIKWIVTIGAVFALCTSLLGAMFPLPRILYAMGNDGILFKRLSKVHPYTKTPLIATIVSGIFASIMAMLFNLDQLVDMMSIGTLLAYTIVAICVLVLRYQDEDMTKLVSVKAPNVFRQFFNGHSYREPNSLTSSITKVGIVVFAVVCLVWCSLQKVFDLDSTGGIVSLSLVGVVLILIGVVIGMQPVSTIELTFKVPLVPFVPCLSVFANLYLMFQLDLNTWIRFLIWIVIGYVIYFCYGLRNSTQISRNRNHAEVAANALQQQSNNYLGQHENRAFEPDFKAENGVKLPPYEYSEKL; encoded by the exons ATGACAG TAATGGCGAAATTCTGGAATGCACTCACCCGCCGCAAAACGGACGACGTCAACGAGGGCGAGTCCCAGCTGGCGCGTGTCCTCAATCTCTTTGATCTTACGGCCCTGGGCGTGGGCAGTACTCTGGGACTGGGCGTCTATGTCCTGGCCGGACAGGTGGCCTACAACATTGCCGGTCCGGCGGTGACCATTTCATTCCTGATCGCGGCCGTCGCATCGGCCTTTGCGGGCATCTGCTATGCGGAGTTTGCCGCTCGCGTGCCCAAGGCAGGAAGCGCCTATGTGTACAGCTATGTGACCATTGGCGAGTTTGTGGCCTTCACCATTGGATGGAATCTAATCCTGGAGTATGTCATCGGCACTGCTTCCGTGGCGCGCGGCCTGAGCGGCTACTTTGACGCGCTGATCGACAACAACATGTCGAAGGCGCTGAATGAATCGATGCACATGGATGTGGGCTTTTTGGGCGACTATCCGGACTTTCTGTCCTTCGGGATGGTCTTGCTGTTGGCCGGAATCTTGGCCTTTGGCGCCAAGGAGTCCAGTTTCCTGAACAACATCTTCACTTGCGTCAATATAGTTACGATCTGCATTGTTCTGGTGGCCGGAGCCATGAATG CGAATGCCGATAACTGGCGCATTCCCCAGGACCAGGTGCCCGAAGGAGCCGGCACTGGTGGGTTCATGCCGTTCGGCCTTGCCGGAGTGATGGCGGGAGCGGCCAAGTGCTTCTTTGGCTTCGTGGGATTCGACTGCATTGCCACCACGGGCGAGGAGGCCATCAATCCCAAGCGCAACATCCCGCTCTCGATCGTCATCTCGCTGATCATCATCTTCCTGGCCTACTTCGGGGTCTCCACGGTGCTGACGATGATGCTTCCGTACTACCTGCAGGACAGGGACGCCCCTTTCCCGCACGCCTTCGACGTCGTCGGCTGGATCACAATCAAGTGGATCGTGACTATCGGAGCGGTGTTTGCCCTGTGCACCAGTCTCCTGGGAGCCATGTTCCCACTGCCCCGCATCCTCTACGCCATGGGCAACGACGGCATCCTCTTCAAGCGGCTCTCCAAGGTGCATCCCTACACGAAGACGCCCCTTATAGCCACCATTGTCTCGGGAATCTTTGCCT CCATCATGGCCATGCTGTTCAATCTGGACCAGCTCGTGGACATGATGTCCATCGGAACCCTGCTGGCCTACACCATCGTGGCCATTTGTGTTCTGGTCTTGCGCTACCAGGACGAGGACATGACCAAGCTCGTGTCGGTGAAGGCCCCAAATGTGTTCCGGCAGTTCTTCAACGGCCATTCCTATCGGGAACCCAACTCCTTGACCTCTAGCATCACCAAGGTCGGCATCGTGGTCTTCGCCGTCGTGTGCCTGGTGTGGTGCTCATTGCAGAAGGTATTTGACCTTGACAGTACCGGTGGCATAGTGTCGCTGAGCCTGGTGGGCGTCGTACTGATCCTCATCGGCGTGGTCATTGGAATGCAGCCAGTGTCGACCATTGAGCTGACCTTCAAGGTGCCGCTGGTGCCGTTCGTGCCGTGCCTGAGTGTCTTTGCCAACCTCTACCTGATGTTCCAGCTGGATCTGAACACCTGGATTCGATTCCTCATCTGGATTGTGATTGGCTATGTGATCTACTTCTGCTATGGGCTGCGCAACTCTACTCAGATATCCAGGAATCGCAACCACGCCGAGGTAGCGGCCAATGCCTTGCAGCAGCAAAGCAACAATTATCTTGGCCAGCACGAGAACCGCGCCTTTGAGCCCGACTTTAAGGCGGAAAATGGCGTCAAGCTGCCGCCGTACGAGTACTCCGAAAAGCTTTAA